The following proteins come from a genomic window of Frankia casuarinae:
- the mimD gene encoding propane 2-monooxygenase effector subunit MimD, which yields MTTANGNPELGKSNRTSSNMCGVTLMNNQNGYVVADVMRSKPGIRVEEYPSMIRVDGERKIEFDFDEISDALGFDFGVSDFEEIMSTHYGRMVHLDDKTVLFANPEDAAEYIDFDLKVVTN from the coding sequence GTGACCACCGCGAACGGAAACCCAGAGCTCGGTAAATCCAATAGAACCTCGTCGAACATGTGCGGCGTCACCCTGATGAACAACCAGAACGGATATGTCGTCGCCGACGTCATGCGGAGCAAGCCCGGTATCCGCGTCGAGGAGTATCCGTCCATGATCCGGGTTGACGGCGAACGTAAGATCGAATTTGACTTCGACGAGATCTCGGATGCGCTCGGTTTCGATTTCGGTGTGTCCGACTTCGAAGAGATCATGTCCACGCACTACGGCCGGATGGTGCATCTCGACGACAAGACCGTACTGTTCGCCAACCCCGAGGACGCGGCGGAGTACATCGATTTCGATCTGAAAGTCGTCACTAACTGA
- a CDS encoding aromatic/alkene monooxygenase hydroxylase subunit beta — MTQVTGKTRSFPKPEFTDAEAGALTFPSSTSRVYNYFKPQKMRATMYEDVTFDVQPDPDRYLAQGWIYGFAKGPGGYPQDWTALRSSDWHAFRDPNEEWEQTIYRNNSNVVRQIQQNLENARAAHAYDGWSRGWTKFVEQHLGAWMHAENGLGLHVFVAAQRSGPTNMINTAIAVNSAHKLRFAQDLALYNLELAESLPGFDGSAHRKVWHDDPVWQPVRENVERITAVADWAEALVAANIVFESLVGVLFRSHLVMQIAARNGDYVTPTLVGTGENDYERDLRYTRALLKLLITDEKFGAGNVETLSGWLSRWVPLSLKAAHELQPIWSQPQEKVITFSESLDATVNGFRAVLSDLGLPEPKELTQ, encoded by the coding sequence ATGACGCAAGTCACGGGTAAGACCAGGAGCTTCCCCAAGCCGGAGTTCACCGACGCGGAGGCGGGCGCGTTAACGTTCCCCAGCTCCACCAGCCGTGTGTACAACTACTTCAAGCCGCAGAAAATGCGGGCGACCATGTACGAGGACGTCACCTTCGACGTCCAGCCGGACCCTGACCGCTACCTGGCCCAGGGCTGGATCTACGGTTTCGCCAAGGGGCCCGGCGGATATCCGCAGGACTGGACGGCTCTGCGCTCCTCGGACTGGCATGCCTTCCGCGACCCCAATGAGGAGTGGGAGCAGACCATCTACCGGAACAACTCCAATGTTGTCCGGCAGATCCAGCAGAACCTTGAAAACGCGCGGGCGGCCCATGCCTACGACGGCTGGTCGCGGGGGTGGACCAAGTTCGTCGAGCAGCACCTGGGCGCCTGGATGCACGCTGAGAACGGTCTGGGCCTGCACGTGTTCGTCGCCGCCCAGCGGTCGGGTCCCACGAACATGATTAACACTGCCATCGCGGTGAACAGCGCGCACAAGCTCCGCTTCGCCCAGGACCTCGCCCTGTACAACCTGGAGTTGGCCGAGTCCCTGCCGGGGTTCGACGGATCGGCCCACCGCAAGGTCTGGCACGACGACCCGGTGTGGCAGCCGGTGCGGGAGAACGTCGAGCGGATCACCGCGGTCGCTGACTGGGCGGAGGCACTCGTCGCCGCGAACATCGTGTTCGAGTCGCTGGTCGGCGTGTTATTCCGCAGCCACCTCGTCATGCAGATCGCCGCCCGTAACGGCGACTACGTCACGCCGACCCTGGTCGGAACCGGCGAGAACGACTACGAGCGCGACCTGCGTTACACCCGCGCGCTGCTCAAGCTTCTCATCACCGACGAGAAGTTCGGCGCAGGCAACGTCGAGACCCTTTCCGGCTGGTTGTCCCGGTGGGTTCCGCTGAGCTTGAAGGCGGCCCATGAACTGCAGCCGATCTGGTCGCAGCCGCAGGAGAAAGTCATCACCTTCTCGGAATCCCTCGACGCTACGGTCAACGGATTCCGGGCCGTCCTTTCCGACCTTGGTCTGCCCGAGCCGAAGGAGCTGACGCAGTGA
- a CDS encoding FAD-binding oxidoreductase yields the protein MSDTHRVRFEPVDVEIEVTEDETVLDAAFRQGVNLMHGCKEGQCSACKSFLLDGDVQMGRYSTFALADYESDEGYILLCRAHAFSDLSVELVNYDEDMIRSGLPVRTIESTVVETEDLTHDITRLRLDITGSPDFMFHPGQYVDITIPGSSEHRSFSMANISAAEGYLEFIIKKYPGGRFSGLLEDGLRPDDPLTVTGPYGAFTLRVSSDRRIVFIGGGAGMAPILSLLRQLATKNSEREVVFYYGARAPRDLFYVDEILQTGASIPGFTFVPCLSDSMPENSDDIGHPVENGLVTDIVDRRETDIASCDVYLCGPPPMIDAALPRLESSGVPKEQIFYDKFTITAAAES from the coding sequence ATGAGCGACACCCACCGGGTCCGGTTCGAGCCGGTCGACGTGGAGATCGAGGTTACCGAGGACGAGACCGTGCTCGACGCGGCGTTCCGCCAGGGCGTCAACCTGATGCACGGATGCAAGGAGGGACAGTGCTCGGCGTGCAAGTCCTTCCTGCTTGACGGTGATGTACAGATGGGCCGCTATTCGACCTTCGCGTTGGCCGATTACGAAAGTGATGAGGGCTACATCCTGCTGTGTCGGGCGCATGCCTTCAGCGATCTGTCGGTCGAACTGGTCAACTATGACGAGGACATGATCCGCTCCGGCCTTCCGGTGCGGACCATAGAAAGCACTGTCGTGGAGACGGAAGATCTCACCCACGACATCACCCGGTTGCGTCTGGACATCACCGGTTCACCGGACTTCATGTTCCACCCGGGTCAGTACGTCGATATCACCATTCCTGGTTCGAGTGAACACCGTTCGTTCTCCATGGCGAACATCTCGGCGGCGGAAGGCTATCTCGAGTTCATTATCAAGAAGTATCCGGGCGGGCGTTTCTCCGGACTTCTGGAGGACGGTCTGCGCCCCGATGACCCACTGACCGTCACCGGGCCGTACGGTGCTTTCACGCTCCGGGTGAGCTCGGACCGTCGGATCGTCTTCATCGGTGGTGGCGCGGGGATGGCCCCGATCCTCTCCCTGCTACGCCAGCTGGCGACGAAGAACAGCGAGCGGGAGGTCGTCTTCTACTACGGGGCTCGTGCCCCCCGCGACCTGTTCTATGTCGACGAGATCCTCCAGACCGGTGCGTCGATTCCCGGCTTCACGTTCGTCCCCTGCCTGTCCGACAGCATGCCGGAGAACTCGGACGATATCGGCCATCCCGTGGAAAACGGGCTGGTAACCGATATAGTGGACCGGCGCGAGACCGACATCGCATCCTGCGATGTTTACTTGTGTGGTCCGCCTCCCATGATTGACGCGGCATTGCCGCGGCTTGAGTCGAGTGGGGTCCCGAAAGAACAGATCTTCTACGACAAGTTCACTATCACGGCCGCCGCCGAAAGCTGA